The following are encoded together in the Gordonia insulae genome:
- the panD gene encoding aspartate 1-decarboxylase, which translates to MLRTVVNGKIHRATVTQADLHYVGSITIDETLMRAADLVEGEKVQVVDITNGARLETYVITGPADTGVICINGAAAHLVDPDDLVIIMSFLQLDETELIAHQPKVVHVNGDNQIVALGNDPAQPVPGAVDQLSSR; encoded by the coding sequence ATGCTGCGTACCGTTGTGAACGGAAAGATCCACCGAGCCACCGTCACCCAGGCCGATCTGCACTACGTCGGATCGATCACCATCGACGAGACGCTGATGCGCGCCGCGGACCTGGTGGAGGGGGAGAAGGTTCAGGTCGTCGACATCACCAACGGTGCACGTCTGGAGACCTACGTCATCACCGGACCCGCGGACACCGGCGTCATCTGCATCAATGGAGCCGCGGCCCACCTGGTGGACCCCGACGACCTGGTGATCATCATGTCGTTTCTGCAACTCGACGAGACCGAGCTGATCGCTCATCAGCCGAAGGTGGTCCATGTCAACGGCGACAACCAGATCGTCGCGCTCGGCAACGATCCCGCCCAGCCCGTCCCCGGCGCCGTCGATCAGCTGTCGTCGCGCTGA
- a CDS encoding isochorismate synthase, with protein sequence MGDDELRHDPVFLLSRPDEHVIAAGAHRRFDHLGDARTHLRSGDGSAIVGALPFDLRRPCALTAPVEFHRRTGRWRGRQPTGAVAARVTEAHPEPAQHVRRVAHAVATLADPSNGMDKVVLARRLSLESSDPLSPWEFAARLSARDHAGNAFAADLSPAGPDFDGHHLIGSSPEVLVRKDGDVVTCHPLAGSTPRNADPAVDTANGHRLRRSAKDRREHGYVVDALASALAPLCRELDVPAEPTLTTTPTMWHLGTPIRGLITDPDITALDLAAAVHPTPAICGTPTPRARDHILAVEGDRGFYAGAVGWCDSTGDGEWMVSIRCADLGPDGRQLVTWAGGGIVADSVPADELAETSAKFRTVLSALDVAG encoded by the coding sequence ATGGGTGATGACGAACTGCGCCACGATCCGGTGTTCCTGCTGTCCCGGCCGGACGAGCACGTGATCGCAGCCGGCGCGCATCGCCGCTTCGACCACCTCGGCGACGCCCGGACACACCTGCGCAGTGGCGACGGCTCGGCAATTGTGGGCGCACTCCCCTTCGACCTGCGACGTCCGTGCGCACTCACCGCACCCGTGGAGTTCCATCGACGGACTGGCCGATGGCGCGGTCGGCAACCGACCGGAGCCGTCGCGGCCCGCGTGACCGAGGCACACCCCGAACCCGCGCAACATGTCCGGCGCGTGGCACATGCGGTCGCCACCCTCGCCGACCCCTCGAACGGGATGGACAAGGTGGTGCTGGCCCGCAGGCTGTCCCTGGAATCGTCGGACCCGTTGTCGCCGTGGGAGTTCGCCGCCCGTCTCAGCGCACGCGACCACGCCGGCAACGCATTCGCTGCCGACCTCTCCCCGGCCGGGCCAGACTTCGACGGCCACCATCTGATCGGATCGAGCCCCGAGGTACTCGTCCGCAAGGACGGCGACGTCGTCACGTGTCATCCGCTCGCCGGTTCCACGCCACGCAACGCCGATCCCGCGGTGGACACGGCCAACGGACATCGACTGCGGAGATCGGCCAAGGACCGTCGCGAGCACGGCTATGTGGTGGACGCCCTGGCGTCGGCGTTGGCCCCGCTCTGTCGCGAACTCGATGTGCCCGCCGAGCCGACGCTCACGACCACCCCGACGATGTGGCACCTGGGTACGCCGATCCGCGGTCTCATCACGGACCCCGATATCACCGCGCTGGACCTGGCGGCAGCGGTCCACCCCACACCGGCGATCTGCGGCACCCCGACTCCCCGAGCACGCGACCACATCCTCGCCGTGGAGGGCGACCGCGGCTTCTACGCCGGTGCCGTCGGGTGGTGCGACAGCACCGGCGACGGCGAATGGATGGTCAGCATCCGCTGTGCCGACCTGGGTCCCGACGGGCGGCAGCTCGTCACCTGGGCCGGCGGCGGTATCGTCGCGGATTCCGTACCCGCGGACGAATTGGCCGAGACATCGGCCAAGTTCCGCACGGTGTTGTCGGCGCTCGACGTCGCCGGGTGA
- a CDS encoding sigma factor-like helix-turn-helix DNA-binding protein: MSPSSEVLTSAEATVPDDEELAERLRGETLSERPWIELLPWLAEYRQGPGLLADDEIVVNAWIPSSPAETLTDANQERFCHRIAERYVADRPSRTLIDDFPQVRAGAEPLPLPRAAREALTTNGVDTIAELMTRSVGDIGRLPGIGPITLVNLVARLVARSAVIHADPSDSAVPADAELRAFLTSLSERDRLVLYDRILASRPRTQSELAGMLGTSRERVTQIDRGLRQRLARSLAATPGLRALEAEMIRRADPVIEIDSLMDDFPTLGTSVGEPGIPLWHLLTAAAPNLIAVDDWIIRGTLKAVAAATRATVDSLANPEDLAPIQAVADRLGLSLESTRRWLRRSGYAFLGDHAIPSTASTGDLVAAYLSTADASQTFDEIVAGLTAFPRAPSSIRNALVSDDRIVKTDRNSYGLQRWGMQQYVPVHVQIDRILAAARGPVALATVIDEITGAYEVTEASVRAYASAGDFVTRDDMVMRRTRPYSPRKSPTRTRGLYRDGDTIHWSTTATAAHVKGSAFNLPSALAGIVGIAPGTPVQLATRHGPQSFMWVSVQARSGTIKRFITELGLAEGDPIVLDFMPGRFDVRAADVDATGSPTSQILARLGRPRRGRVSKAAISEILQESLWLPDADAGSIVATLRQRKEFDLADLVESVLR; encoded by the coding sequence ATGTCTCCGTCCTCCGAGGTACTCACCTCAGCCGAGGCCACGGTCCCCGACGACGAGGAGCTCGCCGAGCGCCTGCGCGGTGAAACCCTCTCCGAGCGACCGTGGATCGAACTGCTGCCCTGGTTGGCCGAGTACCGACAGGGACCCGGACTCCTCGCCGATGACGAGATCGTCGTCAACGCTTGGATACCCAGCAGCCCCGCGGAAACCCTGACCGACGCAAACCAGGAACGCTTCTGCCACCGCATCGCCGAGCGCTATGTGGCGGACCGGCCGTCTCGGACGCTCATCGACGATTTCCCCCAGGTGCGGGCGGGAGCCGAGCCCCTGCCCCTGCCCCGCGCAGCCCGAGAAGCACTGACCACCAACGGTGTCGACACCATCGCCGAGCTCATGACCCGGTCCGTCGGCGACATCGGGCGACTACCGGGCATCGGGCCGATCACACTGGTCAATCTCGTTGCACGGCTCGTCGCGAGATCGGCGGTCATCCACGCCGACCCGTCCGACTCCGCAGTCCCGGCGGACGCCGAGTTGCGGGCGTTTCTGACGTCGCTGTCCGAGCGCGACCGACTCGTTCTGTACGACCGAATCCTGGCGTCACGGCCCAGAACCCAGTCGGAACTCGCCGGGATGCTGGGTACCTCACGGGAGCGCGTCACCCAGATCGACCGCGGTCTGCGGCAGCGCCTGGCCCGGTCGCTGGCCGCGACACCAGGTCTGCGGGCACTGGAGGCGGAGATGATCCGACGTGCCGATCCGGTGATCGAGATCGATTCGCTCATGGACGACTTCCCGACCCTCGGTACGTCTGTGGGCGAACCCGGCATCCCACTGTGGCATCTGCTGACCGCCGCAGCACCGAACCTGATCGCCGTCGACGACTGGATCATCCGGGGCACCCTCAAAGCGGTCGCCGCCGCGACCCGGGCCACCGTGGACTCGCTCGCCAATCCGGAGGATCTGGCGCCGATCCAGGCCGTCGCGGACAGGCTCGGCCTGTCCCTCGAGTCGACCCGGAGATGGTTGCGACGCAGCGGATACGCCTTTCTCGGTGACCATGCGATCCCGTCGACCGCATCCACCGGCGACCTGGTCGCCGCGTACTTGTCCACCGCGGACGCATCGCAGACCTTCGACGAGATCGTCGCCGGCCTCACCGCTTTCCCACGCGCGCCGTCGTCGATACGCAACGCCCTGGTGTCCGACGACCGGATCGTGAAGACGGACCGGAACAGCTACGGACTGCAGCGCTGGGGCATGCAGCAGTATGTTCCGGTGCACGTCCAGATCGACCGTATCCTCGCTGCTGCTCGCGGTCCGGTCGCCCTCGCCACGGTGATCGACGAGATCACCGGCGCCTACGAGGTCACCGAGGCCAGCGTTCGTGCGTACGCCAGCGCAGGAGATTTCGTCACCCGCGACGACATGGTGATGCGTCGTACCCGCCCCTACTCGCCGCGCAAATCCCCCACCCGCACGCGTGGCCTGTACCGCGACGGCGACACCATCCACTGGTCGACCACGGCGACCGCCGCCCACGTCAAGGGCTCCGCATTCAACCTGCCGTCCGCCCTGGCCGGCATCGTCGGGATCGCGCCGGGCACACCCGTACAACTGGCCACCCGACACGGCCCCCAGTCGTTCATGTGGGTCTCCGTCCAGGCCAGATCCGGAACGATCAAGCGATTCATCACCGAACTCGGCCTCGCCGAAGGAGATCCGATCGTCCTCGACTTCATGCCGGGCAGGTTCGATGTGCGTGCCGCCGACGTCGACGCCACCGGCTCGCCGACGTCGCAGATCCTCGCCCGACTCGGACGCCCCCGCCGAGGACGCGTGTCAAAGGCCGCGATATCGGAGATCCTGCAGGAATCACTCTGGCTTCCCGATGCCGATGCCGGCTCCATCGTCGCGACCCTGCGGCAGCGCAAGGAGTTCGACCTCGCCGATCTCGTCGAATCCGTATTGCGCTGA
- a CDS encoding helix-turn-helix transcriptional regulator: MTPTSRVDGDVPWIARLPDTAGIPPTTVTNRLHPSSHALHWQVCGHTDFDVDAGTVTLPSDHAIWIPAGTRHTMTISADSVVVPTFFDSSITSSLRSADVIAVDFHFRALVLALVGAAYAPHLAPETELRRQLLSVIEQAAPTGALSLTMPNDGPARVVAEALRTNPADGRTIDEWARHTHSSARTIERAFRLQTGGTFQQWRTHCRMETAKALLSRAQSVAAVSHRVGYHSQSSFARAFRAHFGRPPGEFIID, translated from the coding sequence ATGACGCCAACCTCACGCGTCGATGGTGACGTTCCGTGGATCGCACGTCTGCCGGACACGGCGGGAATCCCCCCGACGACGGTGACCAATCGCCTCCACCCGTCATCGCACGCACTCCACTGGCAGGTCTGCGGTCATACCGACTTCGACGTCGACGCCGGCACGGTCACGCTGCCGAGCGATCACGCCATCTGGATCCCCGCCGGAACCCGCCACACGATGACGATCAGCGCCGACTCGGTTGTCGTACCGACCTTTTTCGACTCGTCGATCACCTCGTCGCTACGCAGCGCGGATGTCATCGCCGTCGACTTCCACTTCCGCGCACTGGTACTCGCGCTCGTCGGCGCCGCATACGCTCCCCACCTCGCACCGGAAACCGAACTGCGCCGGCAACTCCTGTCGGTGATCGAGCAAGCCGCTCCCACCGGCGCGCTGAGTCTCACGATGCCGAACGATGGCCCCGCACGTGTGGTCGCCGAGGCACTGCGCACCAACCCCGCCGACGGCCGCACCATCGACGAATGGGCGCGGCACACCCATTCGTCGGCCCGGACCATCGAGCGGGCATTCCGCCTGCAGACGGGTGGCACCTTCCAGCAGTGGCGCACGCACTGCCGGATGGAGACCGCCAAGGCTCTCCTGAGCAGAGCGCAATCCGTTGCGGCAGTATCACATCGCGTCGGATACCACAGTCAGAGCTCGTTCGCACGCGCCTTCCGGGCTCACTTCGGACGGCCACCGGGCGAGTTCATCATCGACTGA
- a CDS encoding MspA family porin — MSNRHTAFRMAGVSAVAAGAAAGAVVAGIGSAGADAFVKLPGGTAHGVGVTLSRSGESAQVSPSMAGNPASRTAWVSGTVTLKAPKLKPAKAGPSSGPAGESELPGSNGTMTNGAAATLSTGYIVGCQVDIKGLSGDLSATLSASPSATASLSVPLAAGQVAFVQVSRKNIEKPGTYTIGYDRAQLTVQNCGGYAQARAFSTVETTGKLHQKVNLYGKPFSIG, encoded by the coding sequence ATGAGTAATAGGCACACAGCCTTTCGCATGGCCGGCGTGAGCGCCGTGGCCGCGGGGGCGGCGGCGGGCGCAGTGGTGGCCGGCATCGGTTCGGCGGGTGCGGACGCATTCGTCAAACTGCCCGGCGGTACCGCCCACGGGGTAGGGGTCACGCTGTCCCGGAGCGGCGAGAGCGCTCAGGTGTCACCGTCGATGGCGGGCAACCCCGCGTCGCGGACGGCGTGGGTGAGCGGCACCGTCACCCTCAAGGCACCGAAGCTCAAGCCCGCCAAGGCCGGGCCGAGTTCCGGGCCGGCGGGCGAGTCGGAACTGCCCGGCAGCAACGGCACCATGACCAATGGTGCGGCGGCGACTCTCTCCACCGGTTACATCGTGGGCTGTCAGGTCGACATCAAGGGACTCTCCGGCGACCTGTCGGCCACCCTCTCGGCCTCACCGTCGGCAACGGCCAGCCTGTCGGTTCCCCTGGCCGCAGGCCAGGTCGCGTTCGTGCAGGTGTCCCGGAAGAACATCGAGAAGCCGGGGACTTACACCATCGGATATGACCGTGCACAGCTGACAGTCCAGAACTGCGGCGGCTACGCACAGGCGCGCGCCTTCAGCACCGTCGAGACGACGGGCAAGTTGCATCAGAAGGTGAACCTGTACGGCAAGCCCTTCTCCATCGGATGA
- a CDS encoding MspA family porin produces MKKILPTRFSRNACRAGALTVGVLASVPLLGQGVAHADTDVRLPNQTVTKTLADGTKVTIARTNERARINPSLGGTPLHRNAWVSGRYDVKSSDKKARLGVGSGYIVGCQLTLGGKSTTTATGKPDTSAGAPEVAITGTAQTGAAVTLGPGQAANYVINDIEYQDEFGSRAHESAVKFRGEGAVAYTNETMMINGCAGYAQARSYAKVVVQTERTTQVVWLYGKPFSLG; encoded by the coding sequence ATGAAAAAGATTCTCCCCACGCGATTCTCGCGCAATGCCTGCCGTGCCGGTGCCCTGACGGTTGGTGTGCTCGCCTCGGTCCCGCTGCTCGGACAAGGCGTCGCGCACGCCGACACCGACGTCCGGCTGCCCAACCAGACCGTCACCAAGACGCTGGCCGACGGCACCAAGGTGACCATCGCGCGGACCAACGAGCGCGCCCGCATCAACCCGTCGCTGGGTGGCACACCGCTGCACCGCAACGCATGGGTCTCCGGTCGCTATGACGTCAAGTCGTCGGACAAGAAGGCCAGGCTCGGCGTCGGCTCCGGATACATCGTCGGTTGCCAGCTCACGCTGGGCGGCAAGAGCACGACGACGGCGACCGGCAAGCCGGACACCAGCGCCGGGGCCCCGGAGGTCGCCATCACCGGCACCGCGCAGACCGGAGCCGCGGTGACGCTCGGACCGGGCCAGGCCGCCAACTACGTCATCAACGACATCGAGTACCAGGACGAGTTCGGCTCCCGGGCACACGAATCGGCGGTCAAGTTCCGTGGTGAAGGTGCCGTCGCCTACACCAACGAGACGATGATGATCAACGGGTGCGCGGGCTACGCCCAGGCGCGCTCCTATGCGAAGGTCGTGGTCCAGACCGAGCGCACCACGCAGGTCGTCTGGCTGTACGGGAAGCCGTTCAGCCTCGGCTGA
- a CDS encoding NADPH-dependent F420 reductase produces the protein MKIGIIGAGYIGGTLTRRLTTLGHEVRVANSRAPETLTELAAESGATAVWAADAAQDADLVIVSIPQKNTPDLAPGILDGRKVGAPVIETNNYYPQQRDGKIDGIENGTPESVWVSDQLGAPVYKVFNGIYWKHLLNKGVPAGTEGRIALPIAGDDADGKKIVSELVDELGFDPVDGGTLADSWRHQPGTPVYGKDFGVDDTIKALADATPERTEEWRA, from the coding sequence GTGAAAATCGGGATCATCGGTGCCGGATATATCGGCGGGACGCTGACGCGTCGACTCACCACACTGGGTCATGAGGTGCGCGTGGCCAACTCCCGAGCTCCCGAGACGCTCACCGAACTGGCTGCGGAGAGCGGTGCCACCGCGGTGTGGGCCGCGGACGCCGCGCAGGACGCCGACCTGGTCATCGTCAGCATCCCGCAGAAGAACACCCCTGATCTCGCCCCGGGAATCCTCGACGGACGCAAGGTCGGCGCACCGGTGATCGAGACCAACAACTACTACCCGCAGCAGCGGGACGGGAAAATCGATGGCATCGAGAACGGCACGCCGGAGAGTGTCTGGGTGTCCGACCAGCTCGGTGCGCCGGTCTACAAGGTGTTCAACGGTATCTACTGGAAACACCTGCTGAACAAGGGCGTTCCGGCCGGAACCGAAGGCCGCATCGCGCTGCCGATCGCCGGCGACGACGCCGACGGCAAGAAGATCGTGTCCGAGCTCGTCGATGAGCTCGGCTTCGACCCGGTCGACGGCGGAACACTCGCGGACTCGTGGCGCCATCAGCCGGGAACGCCCGTCTACGGGAAGGACTTCGGCGTCGACGACACGATCAAGGCGCTTGCGGACGCAACGCCCGAACGTACCGAGGAGTGGCGCGCCTGA
- a CDS encoding LysR family transcriptional regulator substrate-binding protein: MTTPDDVPAFRLAYVPGVTPNKWARIWAERRREVALQLVALDVQSCAEAVRDGRVEMAITRLPDALRHGDVGAHHTIELYDETTVAVVPKDHVLTAAEEITLADLDDEQFLWPLDEPVTVAQRPGRAVDHRPETTGDAIELVATGIALVLVPQSLARLHHRKDLTYRPVIDAPVGTVGLLWRSPTTDLVDEFIGIVRGRKSTSSRGRSEPTAKRSAKEKAAAKRAAREAAGKVPGKGARRATGRPRRR; the protein is encoded by the coding sequence GTGACCACACCCGACGACGTCCCCGCCTTTCGTCTGGCGTACGTCCCGGGTGTGACCCCGAACAAGTGGGCTCGCATCTGGGCCGAACGCCGACGCGAAGTCGCGCTGCAGTTGGTCGCCCTCGATGTGCAGAGCTGCGCGGAGGCAGTCCGCGACGGCCGGGTGGAGATGGCGATCACCCGCTTGCCCGACGCGCTCCGCCATGGTGACGTCGGCGCGCACCACACGATCGAACTGTACGACGAGACGACGGTGGCGGTGGTACCGAAGGACCACGTCTTGACCGCGGCCGAGGAGATCACGCTCGCGGACCTCGACGACGAGCAGTTCCTGTGGCCGCTCGACGAGCCGGTGACCGTCGCGCAACGTCCTGGCCGCGCCGTCGATCATCGACCCGAAACAACCGGTGACGCAATAGAACTTGTCGCCACGGGGATTGCGCTGGTGCTCGTGCCGCAATCCCTGGCGCGGTTGCACCACCGCAAAGACCTCACCTACCGGCCGGTGATCGACGCCCCGGTCGGAACCGTGGGCCTACTATGGCGATCGCCCACAACGGATCTCGTCGACGAGTTCATCGGCATCGTGCGTGGACGCAAGTCGACCTCGTCCCGCGGTCGTTCCGAGCCGACGGCGAAGCGTTCGGCGAAGGAGAAGGCCGCGGCCAAGCGGGCGGCGCGTGAGGCCGCCGGGAAGGTGCCCGGCAAAGGTGCACGACGGGCCACCGGACGTCCGAGAAGACGGTGA
- a CDS encoding DUF5997 family protein: MKPATAAKKLDVYLPATPIEFRDGSITRAELTALQTDPPEWLRTLRADGPHPKNLVAARLGISNSGLIRGGITEALTTAQIDQLLREMPEWLAAERATRAEGRREERRVKSLRADERRAEESTEDQ; the protein is encoded by the coding sequence ATGAAGCCGGCGACGGCCGCCAAGAAGCTGGACGTGTATCTGCCGGCCACGCCTATCGAGTTCCGGGACGGGTCCATCACCCGCGCGGAGCTCACCGCGCTCCAGACCGATCCGCCGGAATGGCTTCGCACTCTCCGCGCCGACGGCCCGCATCCGAAGAACCTGGTGGCCGCCAGACTGGGGATCTCCAACTCCGGCCTCATCCGAGGCGGGATCACCGAGGCGCTGACGACTGCGCAGATCGATCAACTGCTGCGTGAGATGCCCGAGTGGCTGGCCGCGGAACGCGCCACCCGGGCGGAGGGCCGCCGGGAGGAGCGCCGGGTCAAGTCCCTTCGCGCGGACGAGCGCCGGGCCGAGGAGTCCACTGAGGATCAGTGA
- a CDS encoding SDR family oxidoreductase codes for MTTVGVVTGAGRGMGLECARRLTTSVDALVLVDFDGAAVTAAAEDLSADGGAVVEPFVLDVTDVEGLDRLAARLRELGALRAIAHVAGISPTMAEWQRIFTVDLIGTALLADALRPLAVAGTAWVCFASMAPVIGGIEVDAATAAVLDDPLHEDFLERVRESFGPMVEHPGVAYSLAKLGVTRFVQQEAVRLGPAGGRICSISPGLIDTPQGRQEAADNPRMAAWAEQTPLGRLGRADEVAAVVEFVLSDSASFLNGTDLLVDGGLCAAVRGPQTQVNASAE; via the coding sequence ATGACCACCGTCGGCGTCGTCACCGGTGCGGGGCGTGGCATGGGCCTCGAGTGCGCGCGGCGGCTCACCACGTCGGTCGACGCTCTGGTGCTGGTGGACTTCGACGGTGCGGCGGTTACCGCAGCCGCCGAAGACCTGTCCGCCGACGGAGGCGCCGTGGTCGAGCCGTTCGTTCTCGACGTCACCGACGTCGAGGGGCTCGATCGGTTGGCCGCGCGACTCCGTGAGCTCGGCGCGCTGCGGGCGATCGCCCATGTCGCGGGGATCTCACCCACCATGGCCGAGTGGCAACGGATCTTCACCGTCGACCTGATCGGGACGGCGCTGCTGGCCGACGCGCTTCGGCCACTCGCGGTCGCCGGTACGGCCTGGGTCTGCTTCGCGTCGATGGCGCCGGTCATCGGCGGCATCGAGGTCGACGCCGCCACCGCCGCCGTGCTCGACGATCCACTGCACGAAGACTTTCTCGAACGGGTCCGCGAGAGTTTCGGACCGATGGTCGAGCATCCCGGCGTCGCCTACTCGCTGGCGAAGCTCGGGGTCACCCGGTTCGTTCAGCAGGAGGCCGTGCGGCTCGGTCCGGCGGGAGGTCGCATCTGCTCGATCTCGCCCGGTCTCATCGACACCCCGCAGGGCAGGCAGGAGGCCGCCGACAATCCGCGGATGGCCGCATGGGCCGAGCAGACACCACTCGGTCGACTCGGACGAGCCGACGAGGTCGCCGCGGTCGTGGAGTTCGTGTTGTCGGATTCGGCGAGCTTCCTCAACGGCACCGATCTGTTGGTCGACGGAGGTCTGTGCGCGGCCGTGCGTGGCCCGCAAACGCAGGTCAATGCCTCGGCCGAATGA
- a CDS encoding VOC family protein, with product MKADDLFHVGIVTDDLDATRAQLSALLHYEWGPEIGAPIEVTLADGPATVEITCAYSTTTPRLEVIRSVPGTFWETVGGSGLHHVGYWSDDVGADAAELERLGYVTEATRSAPDGSPFFVFMRSDTGFRMELVTRAAEPSLRQCWADRS from the coding sequence ATGAAGGCCGACGACCTGTTCCATGTCGGGATCGTCACCGACGATCTGGACGCGACGCGGGCGCAGCTCTCGGCGCTCCTGCACTACGAATGGGGCCCCGAGATCGGCGCCCCCATCGAGGTGACCCTCGCGGACGGGCCGGCGACGGTGGAGATCACCTGCGCCTACTCGACCACGACGCCGCGACTCGAGGTCATCCGCAGTGTGCCGGGGACCTTCTGGGAAACGGTGGGCGGCTCAGGGCTTCACCACGTCGGCTACTGGTCCGACGACGTCGGCGCCGACGCCGCCGAGCTGGAGAGACTCGGATATGTCACCGAGGCCACCCGCAGCGCCCCCGACGGTTCCCCGTTCTTCGTATTCATGCGTAGTGACACCGGCTTTCGGATGGAGCTCGTGACCAGGGCGGCGGAACCATCGCTGCGACAGTGCTGGGCGGATCGATCATGA
- a CDS encoding alpha/beta hydrolase family protein, translated as MPSFIDTMIGDGTIYDGTRADNLRDMFPDIPTTTVMVVTPGTDDLLLFPRNDLIVGCRPTYVVNYPQSIWPIISGRSGRLSIFSPGYDDSKDVAVELNLRIMAAFAGLGQDRPPAFYTGFSQGADALGDALARGVADGVLDPGTTRAILVSDPRGPWGFKSWIPDMPFLSQFFGAIGADPNGARDPAATGDIDVTSVVIVGDPVADFQWVWNRPFASLAVNGAGFLAIHTGLGSQTYADLDELGDPTTYRSGNTTYEIYDAHHPLTLLQQMVHDGLRIPYTADDLDTWDQAAEEFYPIRRPTPENAAIPVAPAPSIRHSQGEPRSPGYHVTIPSSVATGEKTSTTPSPESPASPASAATTSHTETPPPESTTATPTADDSTTGDDSTTGYSTGRVPNTDTADAETPDRESPDPDTSSPDTSGHEVGNDAERADTTEPGDRGDNGDNGDNESSADSGSSSNDDSGSGPSADN; from the coding sequence ATGCCGTCGTTCATCGACACGATGATCGGCGACGGCACCATTTACGACGGGACCCGCGCCGACAACCTCCGGGACATGTTCCCCGACATCCCGACCACCACCGTCATGGTGGTCACGCCCGGAACCGATGACCTGCTGCTGTTCCCCCGAAACGACCTGATCGTCGGTTGCCGACCGACGTACGTCGTCAACTACCCTCAGTCGATCTGGCCGATCATCTCGGGCCGATCGGGACGACTGTCCATCTTCTCCCCTGGCTATGACGACTCCAAAGACGTTGCCGTCGAGCTGAATCTGCGCATCATGGCGGCGTTCGCCGGCCTGGGCCAGGATCGACCGCCGGCCTTCTACACCGGGTTCTCGCAAGGAGCGGATGCGCTCGGGGACGCCCTGGCCCGCGGGGTCGCCGACGGCGTCCTCGACCCCGGCACCACGCGCGCGATCCTGGTGTCGGACCCTCGCGGCCCGTGGGGATTCAAGTCGTGGATTCCCGACATGCCTTTCCTGTCACAGTTCTTCGGCGCGATCGGCGCCGATCCGAACGGCGCCAGAGACCCGGCCGCCACCGGCGACATCGACGTCACGTCGGTGGTCATCGTCGGCGATCCGGTCGCCGACTTCCAGTGGGTCTGGAATCGCCCGTTCGCATCCCTGGCCGTCAACGGTGCCGGATTTCTCGCGATCCACACCGGCCTCGGCAGCCAGACCTACGCCGACCTCGACGAACTCGGCGATCCGACGACCTACCGGAGCGGCAACACGACCTACGAGATCTATGACGCGCATCATCCGCTGACCCTGCTGCAACAGATGGTGCACGACGGCCTCAGGATCCCCTACACCGCCGACGATCTCGACACCTGGGATCAGGCCGCCGAGGAGTTCTACCCGATCCGGCGACCGACCCCGGAGAACGCCGCGATACCGGTGGCCCCCGCACCGTCGATCCGTCACTCGCAGGGCGAACCCCGCTCACCCGGCTACCACGTCACGATCCCGTCCTCCGTCGCGACAGGCGAGAAGACATCGACCACACCGTCCCCGGAGTCCCCGGCGTCCCCCGCCTCAGCAGCGACCACGAGCCACACCGAAACACCCCCGCCCGAGTCGACGACCGCGACGCCGACCGCAGATGATTCGACCACCGGCGATGATTCGACCACCGGATACTCGACCGGCCGTGTGCCGAACACGGATACGGCTGACGCCGAGACCCCCGACCGCGAGTCCCCTGACCCCGATACTTCCAGCCCCGATACTTCCGGCCACGAGGTGGGGAACGACGCGGAGCGCGCCGACACCACCGAGCCTGGCGACCGCGGCGACAACGGCGACAACGGCGACAACGAATCATCCGCCGACAGCGGGTCGTCGTCGAACGACGATTCCGGGTCCGGCCCCAGCGCCGACAACTGA